A stretch of the Arthrobacter stackebrandtii genome encodes the following:
- a CDS encoding ABC transporter permease has product MPETVTSPMLKSGTEEEMRSLEAGLDSLQSEAAERRSVDWSRVLLPLAAFVVVLLAWQFYVSLGLRRRDLVPGPLDVLGSLGSLWSEGTAWEAVWTSLQRGIMGFAISIVVATPIGLLLSQVRLLRRAFGPLISGLQVLPSVAWVPAAIIWFGLTDATVYFVMFMGAIPSIINGLIAGVDQIPPQYRRVGQILGASRWEMATHVVLPAALPGYVGGLKQGWAFSWRSLMAAEIIAMGGSLGFGLGSLLEQGRQLSDMGIVMSAILIILFVGILVELVVFAPVEKRLLRGRGLLAGSTR; this is encoded by the coding sequence ATGCCTGAAACAGTAACGTCGCCCATGCTCAAGAGCGGCACGGAAGAAGAGATGCGCTCGCTCGAGGCGGGCCTGGATTCGCTGCAGTCAGAGGCCGCTGAACGGCGCAGTGTCGACTGGTCCCGGGTGCTGCTGCCGCTGGCCGCATTTGTTGTGGTGCTGCTGGCCTGGCAGTTCTACGTTTCGCTGGGGCTCCGCCGCCGCGACCTGGTGCCCGGCCCGCTGGACGTGCTGGGGTCGCTCGGCTCCCTGTGGTCCGAGGGCACGGCGTGGGAGGCCGTCTGGACGTCGCTGCAGCGCGGCATCATGGGCTTCGCCATCAGCATCGTGGTGGCCACCCCCATCGGCCTGCTGCTCTCGCAGGTCCGGTTGCTGCGGCGCGCGTTTGGGCCGCTGATTTCCGGGCTGCAGGTGCTGCCGTCGGTGGCCTGGGTGCCGGCCGCCATCATCTGGTTCGGCCTGACCGACGCCACCGTCTACTTCGTCATGTTCATGGGCGCCATCCCGTCCATCATCAACGGGCTCATTGCCGGCGTGGACCAAATCCCGCCGCAGTACCGCCGCGTGGGCCAGATCCTGGGCGCTTCACGCTGGGAGATGGCTACACACGTGGTCCTGCCGGCCGCACTGCCCGGCTACGTTGGCGGCCTCAAGCAGGGCTGGGCGTTCTCATGGCGCTCCCTCATGGCCGCTGAAATCATTGCCATGGGCGGCTCGCTCGGCTTCGGCCTGGGCTCGCTGCTGGAACAGGGCCGCCAGCTCTCCGACATGGGCATCGTCATGTCCGCGATCCTGATCATCCTCTTCGTGGGCATCCTCGTGGAGCTCGTGGTGTTCGCACCAGTGGAAAAGCGCCTCCTGCGCGGGCGCGGCCTGCTCGCCGGCAGCACGCGGTAG
- a CDS encoding MFS transporter: MSQPFQHPQPASSAPKTGQSATAPAPGKKLVAVVGIVAIVLIGLNLRAGISSASALYHDLQLVLGYGPLTAALLPSIPTLSFAIAGAATSWLVRLVGVEKAIAIALATLTAGLALRAVPSVGMLLLGTVVSMSGLAVCNVAMPSFIREHYASRTAAMTGVYTITMSLGATTSAAVSVPLAMKLGSPSLGLAAWAILSVVTLLAFIPVALAAHRRPAQAPSPATSPWKLLKTRQGLLITAFFTIQAIAAYSIISWLPLILIDGGLDPATAGLMLGLAQVVTVVTNIGLLAIAARPGGLRLAFMLASGSYLLGAIALLVLPAQAAVGPALLLGFGFGVFALVLVVISKSGSTTAEATAMSTVAQSVGYLLGTLGPFGLGLAHTLSGGWTVPLMLLVAVAAVQVVLAWLLTATGPASASRDLGGRNTGAVTPVPLD, from the coding sequence ATGTCGCAACCTTTCCAGCACCCCCAGCCCGCTTCCTCCGCACCCAAGACCGGTCAGTCCGCAACGGCTCCCGCACCCGGAAAAAAGCTCGTGGCGGTGGTCGGAATTGTTGCCATTGTGCTGATCGGGCTCAACCTGCGCGCGGGCATTTCCAGCGCCTCGGCCCTGTACCACGACCTCCAGCTGGTCCTCGGATACGGCCCGCTCACCGCGGCACTCCTTCCTTCAATCCCCACGCTCAGCTTCGCCATTGCCGGCGCCGCGACGTCCTGGCTGGTCCGGCTGGTCGGCGTTGAGAAGGCCATCGCCATAGCCCTGGCCACGCTGACGGCGGGCCTGGCCCTGCGCGCCGTCCCCAGCGTGGGCATGCTGCTGCTGGGCACAGTGGTCAGCATGTCCGGCCTGGCCGTGTGCAATGTGGCCATGCCGTCGTTCATCCGCGAGCACTACGCCAGCCGCACCGCCGCCATGACCGGCGTCTACACCATCACAATGTCGCTGGGCGCCACGACCTCCGCCGCCGTCAGCGTCCCGCTCGCCATGAAACTCGGTTCGCCGTCGCTGGGCCTGGCCGCCTGGGCAATCCTCTCCGTGGTCACATTGCTGGCGTTCATCCCTGTCGCCCTCGCCGCCCACCGCCGCCCCGCACAGGCGCCCAGCCCGGCCACCTCCCCGTGGAAGCTGCTGAAAACCCGCCAGGGCCTGCTCATCACCGCCTTCTTCACCATCCAGGCAATCGCCGCCTACTCCATCATCAGCTGGCTGCCGCTGATCCTGATCGACGGCGGGCTCGACCCCGCCACCGCCGGGCTGATGCTGGGCCTGGCCCAGGTGGTCACCGTCGTGACAAACATCGGACTGCTCGCCATCGCGGCACGGCCCGGCGGCCTGCGCCTGGCGTTCATGCTCGCCAGCGGCTCCTACCTGCTCGGCGCCATCGCACTTCTTGTGCTCCCCGCCCAGGCCGCCGTGGGCCCGGCGCTGCTGCTCGGATTTGGCTTTGGCGTGTTTGCGCTGGTCCTGGTGGTCATCAGCAAGAGCGGCAGTACGACGGCGGAGGCCACCGCCATGTCAACCGTCGCCCAGTCGGTAGGGTATCTTTTGGGGACGCTGGGGCCGTTCGGACTGGGCCTGGCGCACACCCTCAGCGGCGGCTGGACTGTGCCGCTGATGCTGCTGGTGGCGGTGGCTGCCGTGCAGGTGGTGCTGGCATGGCTGCTGACGGCCACCGGACCCGCCAGCGCATCCCGCGACCTTGGCGGGCGGAACACCGGCGCCGTCACCCCGGTTCCGCTGGACTGA
- a CDS encoding PucR family transcriptional regulator, producing the protein MALSLADLLGTPTLSLKNMGSSRTPLTAAIDWVAVTELENPQSFLSGGELVLTTGARQGTADAQRSFVRQIKRAGAVGIGFGIGFEHAAVPPALIAEANRWGVPVVEVPYGTPFIAIGKLVADALSSDHYIKLERLLREHQVLARALLTGGGLPALLAKLSAMVGSELLITQYGGVVSSTDPGTIPDDGAWHAVALSTGKRDASTLWLRKPFHDDGIVDYARGLISIELNNLMQRRQAARQIAGQVISDVIRGTLEPADSAARLENLGISPSAKNFVLLASCDENRFATLATISLPAGLEEAVTATIQSEGRQELLLVVPTGAGDPAALGRALNHQMHNIGVTAPVGIGGAYSQANGLRWSYFEAREAATRGLEVNVPERLSLTSLLLASEDVPMADMAAEALGPLAAFDAAHGAELLDTLETYLRLNGSVAAVADAMSLHRNTVRYRLTQIAELTGYDPALTPDRVQLWLALAVRRISPPS; encoded by the coding sequence ATGGCACTTTCACTGGCGGACCTCCTGGGCACACCCACACTGTCGCTCAAGAACATGGGTTCCAGCCGCACACCTCTGACCGCCGCCATTGACTGGGTGGCCGTCACCGAGCTGGAGAATCCGCAATCGTTCCTCAGCGGCGGGGAACTGGTGCTGACCACGGGGGCCCGGCAGGGCACCGCCGATGCACAGCGTTCCTTTGTCCGACAGATCAAGCGGGCGGGCGCCGTCGGAATTGGCTTTGGCATTGGTTTTGAACACGCCGCGGTGCCGCCTGCCCTCATTGCGGAGGCCAACCGCTGGGGCGTGCCTGTGGTGGAGGTCCCGTATGGCACCCCGTTCATCGCCATCGGCAAGCTCGTGGCCGACGCCCTTTCATCCGACCACTACATCAAGCTCGAGCGCCTGCTCCGTGAGCACCAGGTGCTGGCGCGGGCGCTGCTGACCGGCGGCGGGCTGCCGGCGCTGCTGGCCAAGCTCTCGGCGATGGTGGGCTCGGAGCTGCTCATCACCCAGTACGGCGGCGTGGTCTCCTCCACGGATCCGGGCACCATTCCGGACGACGGCGCCTGGCATGCGGTTGCGCTGTCGACAGGCAAGCGGGATGCCAGCACGCTCTGGCTGCGCAAGCCGTTTCACGACGACGGGATCGTTGACTATGCACGCGGGCTGATCAGCATCGAGCTGAACAACCTGATGCAGCGGCGCCAGGCGGCACGGCAGATCGCCGGGCAGGTCATCTCCGACGTCATCCGGGGCACGCTGGAACCGGCCGACTCCGCCGCCCGGCTGGAAAATCTCGGCATCTCCCCCTCGGCAAAGAACTTTGTGCTGCTGGCAAGCTGCGACGAGAACAGGTTTGCCACACTGGCCACCATCAGCCTGCCCGCGGGCCTGGAGGAAGCCGTTACTGCCACCATCCAGTCCGAAGGGCGGCAGGAACTGCTGCTGGTGGTGCCGACCGGGGCCGGAGACCCGGCAGCCCTCGGCAGGGCCCTGAACCACCAAATGCACAACATCGGTGTCACCGCCCCGGTAGGGATCGGCGGCGCCTACTCACAGGCCAACGGCCTGCGCTGGAGCTACTTTGAGGCGCGTGAGGCGGCCACCCGGGGGTTGGAAGTCAACGTTCCGGAGCGGTTGAGCCTGACTTCCCTCCTTTTGGCCAGTGAGGACGTGCCGATGGCAGACATGGCCGCCGAGGCGCTGGGTCCGCTGGCTGCCTTCGACGCCGCCCATGGCGCCGAGCTGCTGGACACCCTGGAAACGTACCTGCGGCTCAACGGTTCCGTGGCCGCCGTGGCTGACGCCATGTCCCTGCACAGGAACACCGTCAGGTACCGGCTGACGCAGATTGCCGAGTTGACCGGATACGACCCCGCGCTGACGCCGGACCGCGTCCAATTGTGGCTGGCCCTCGCGGTGCGCAGGATTTCCCCGCCGTCCTGA
- the cobA gene encoding uroporphyrinogen-III C-methyltransferase translates to MAIVDLYPTSLRLLGRPVLVVGGGTVASRRAKALLDAGAQVTLVAPVLSAPARALADAGLLTWHARGYESADMAGAWYAVAATNNKGVDAQVAADAEANRTWCVNGSDAQESAAWTPAVATVQDIKVAVNAGGDPLRAVAIRNAIAASLETGELPLGRFRDTPAAQPSRSRDRRGSVALVGGGPGAEDLITVRGRRLLAEADVVVADRLGPRGLLETLGAHVKVIEVGKTPGHHPVPQTEINAILVREAQAGNRVVRLKGGDPYVLGRGGEEAIACRENGVDVEVVPGVTSAVSVPAAAGIPVTHRGLAKAFTMISGHEELENVPHGSDHTVVLLMGVGTLNRSMPILEAAGRGRDCPVAIIENGYAKNQRVTIGTLGTIAALAQAAQVRNPAVVVVGDVVRVSPLAPAELATDFYGTRETTRTLS, encoded by the coding sequence ATGGCAATTGTGGATCTTTACCCAACGTCGCTCCGGCTGCTCGGCCGCCCCGTCCTGGTGGTGGGCGGCGGCACGGTCGCGTCCCGCCGCGCCAAGGCCCTGCTCGACGCCGGAGCCCAGGTCACGCTGGTGGCGCCGGTTCTCAGTGCCCCGGCCCGCGCACTGGCCGACGCCGGCCTGCTTACCTGGCACGCCCGCGGCTACGAAAGCGCCGACATGGCCGGCGCCTGGTACGCGGTGGCCGCCACAAACAACAAGGGCGTCGACGCACAGGTCGCGGCCGATGCCGAAGCCAACCGCACCTGGTGCGTCAATGGCTCCGATGCACAGGAATCTGCAGCATGGACCCCGGCCGTTGCGACGGTCCAGGACATCAAGGTGGCCGTCAACGCCGGGGGAGACCCGCTGCGTGCCGTGGCCATCCGCAACGCCATCGCAGCATCACTTGAAACAGGGGAGCTGCCTCTGGGAAGGTTCCGGGACACTCCTGCGGCGCAGCCCAGCCGCAGCCGGGACCGCAGGGGAAGCGTTGCACTGGTGGGCGGCGGCCCCGGCGCCGAGGACCTCATCACGGTGCGCGGGCGCAGGCTCCTGGCCGAGGCCGACGTGGTCGTGGCAGACCGGCTCGGCCCACGCGGCCTGCTGGAAACCCTGGGCGCACACGTCAAGGTCATCGAGGTTGGCAAGACGCCCGGCCACCACCCCGTGCCGCAAACGGAAATCAACGCGATCCTGGTCCGTGAGGCCCAGGCCGGCAACAGGGTGGTCCGGCTCAAGGGCGGGGACCCCTACGTCCTGGGCCGCGGCGGTGAGGAAGCCATCGCCTGCCGTGAGAACGGCGTTGACGTGGAGGTCGTCCCCGGCGTCACCAGCGCCGTCAGCGTCCCGGCCGCCGCCGGCATCCCTGTCACGCACCGCGGCCTGGCCAAGGCGTTCACCATGATCAGCGGCCACGAGGAACTCGAGAACGTCCCGCACGGCAGCGACCACACGGTGGTCCTGCTCATGGGCGTGGGCACCCTCAACCGTTCCATGCCGATCCTCGAGGCGGCCGGCCGCGGCAGGGACTGCCCGGTGGCCATCATTGAGAACGGCTACGCCAAAAACCAGCGCGTCACCATCGGCACGCTCGGCACCATTGCAGCCCTGGCCCAGGCGGCGCAGGTGCGCAACCCGGCCGTCGTCGTCGTGGGCGACGTGGTGCGGGTCAGCCCGCTGGCACCGGCCGAACTCGCGACCGACTTTTACGGCACGCGGGAAACTACCAGAACTCTCTCCTAG
- a CDS encoding gamma-aminobutyraldehyde dehydrogenase: MVQTLQNFINGEFVPVTGTESLDIVNPTNGEVVAKAPISSQADVDAAMDAAATAFQTWKRTTPGERQRLLLKLADAVEARSDELVEAQHRNTGQVRQMIADEEVGAGADQLRFFAGAARLLEGRSAGEYMENFTSYVRREPVGVIAQVTPWNYPFLMLVWKIGPALAAGNTVVLKPSDTTPESTLVFADIAKDILPAGVLNFVLGNGATGASMVDHPTPAMVSITGSVRAGIAVASGAAKGLKRAHLELGGKAPAVVFADANLGRTAQEIAEYAFFNAGQDCTAITRVLVEESAHKDFLALLATASEGLETGNEDDSKNYYGPLNNINHFNQVAGVVANIPEYATVVTGGTQVGDKGFYFAPTVVDGVKQSDDIVQKETFGPVITVQTFKTEEEAVEMANDVDYALASSVWTSNHGVAMRLARDLDFGVVWINTHVMLTAEMPHGGFKQSGYGKDLSIYGVEDYTRIKHVMSNLDA; the protein is encoded by the coding sequence GTGGTCCAGACCTTGCAGAACTTTATCAACGGCGAATTTGTCCCTGTCACGGGCACGGAATCACTGGATATCGTCAATCCCACCAATGGTGAGGTGGTGGCGAAGGCGCCCATCTCCAGCCAGGCTGATGTGGATGCAGCCATGGATGCAGCGGCCACCGCGTTCCAGACGTGGAAGCGCACCACCCCGGGCGAGCGCCAGCGGCTCCTGCTCAAGCTGGCCGACGCCGTCGAGGCCCGCAGCGACGAACTGGTCGAGGCCCAGCACCGCAACACCGGCCAGGTCCGGCAGATGATCGCCGATGAGGAAGTTGGTGCCGGTGCGGACCAGTTGCGCTTCTTCGCCGGTGCCGCGCGCCTTCTTGAAGGCCGCTCGGCCGGGGAGTACATGGAGAACTTCACCTCCTATGTGCGCCGCGAACCGGTGGGTGTCATCGCCCAGGTCACCCCGTGGAACTACCCGTTCCTCATGCTCGTCTGGAAGATCGGCCCCGCGCTCGCGGCCGGCAACACCGTGGTTCTGAAGCCCAGCGACACCACGCCCGAAAGCACGCTCGTCTTCGCCGATATCGCCAAGGACATCCTGCCCGCCGGCGTGCTGAACTTTGTCCTGGGCAATGGCGCAACCGGGGCCTCCATGGTGGACCACCCGACGCCGGCCATGGTGTCCATTACGGGTTCCGTGCGTGCCGGCATCGCCGTTGCCAGCGGAGCAGCCAAGGGTCTCAAGCGTGCGCACCTCGAGCTGGGTGGCAAGGCGCCCGCCGTCGTGTTCGCTGACGCCAACCTGGGCCGCACCGCCCAGGAGATCGCCGAGTACGCCTTCTTCAACGCCGGCCAGGACTGCACCGCCATCACCCGCGTGCTGGTGGAGGAATCCGCCCACAAGGACTTCCTGGCGCTGTTGGCCACCGCCTCCGAAGGCCTGGAGACCGGCAACGAGGACGACTCCAAGAACTACTACGGCCCGCTGAACAACATCAACCACTTCAACCAGGTGGCCGGCGTGGTGGCCAACATCCCCGAGTACGCCACCGTCGTCACCGGCGGCACACAGGTGGGCGACAAGGGATTCTACTTCGCACCCACCGTGGTGGACGGCGTGAAGCAGAGCGACGACATCGTCCAGAAGGAAACGTTCGGACCTGTCATCACGGTCCAGACGTTCAAGACGGAGGAGGAAGCGGTGGAGATGGCGAATGACGTCGACTACGCCCTCGCCTCCAGCGTCTGGACCTCCAACCACGGCGTGGCCATGCGCCTGGCCCGGGACCTCGACTTCGGCGTGGTGTGGATCAACACCCACGTCATGCTGACCGCCGAGATGCCGCACGGCGGTTTCAAGCAGTCCGGCTACGGCAAGGACCTCTCCATCTACGGCGTGGAAGACTACACGCGCATCAAGCACGTCATGAGCAACCTCGACGCCTGA
- a CDS encoding ABC transporter substrate-binding protein, with translation MTTRADAATPQPAQPLRLKRIVAGEKPQGTMRGLEILLVTALVALIGAGAAVAGVNAQDGGEAGAPAAAPAAVVNLGYFGNITHGPALVGVEKGIFGAELGATKLNTQVFTSGPATVEALNAGAIDAAYLGPNPALNSYVQSGGESIRIIAGAASGGAQFVVRPGISDAAGLRGKTVATPQLGGTQDVALRTWLDGHGLKTTPSGGGDVNITPTTNAQTLRLFQDGKIDGAWVAEPWASRLVLQAGAKVLVNEAELWDKGEFSTTVLAVNKSFLAAHPQTVEALLAGHIESVAWLDNHPGEAAGVINEALVEAIGQPLDDDVIARSLEELEFTSDPLAGTFPTLLDHGVESGVSKPADLNGLFDLSLLNKVLQAAGGDTVTAAGLGAE, from the coding sequence ATGACTACACGCGCAGACGCTGCCACACCGCAGCCGGCCCAGCCCTTGCGGCTCAAACGCATCGTTGCCGGGGAGAAGCCCCAGGGCACAATGCGCGGCCTGGAAATCCTGCTCGTGACCGCCCTGGTTGCCTTGATTGGCGCCGGTGCGGCCGTGGCAGGCGTCAACGCACAGGACGGCGGGGAGGCCGGGGCACCTGCCGCAGCCCCGGCCGCCGTCGTCAATCTTGGCTACTTTGGCAACATCACGCACGGCCCGGCGCTGGTGGGCGTGGAGAAGGGCATCTTCGGGGCGGAATTGGGGGCCACGAAGCTGAACACCCAGGTGTTCACCTCGGGCCCGGCCACGGTGGAGGCGCTGAACGCGGGCGCGATTGACGCCGCCTACCTGGGCCCCAACCCGGCCTTGAACTCGTACGTGCAAAGCGGCGGCGAATCGATCCGCATCATTGCCGGGGCGGCGTCGGGCGGGGCACAGTTTGTGGTCCGCCCGGGCATCTCCGACGCGGCCGGGCTCCGCGGGAAGACCGTCGCCACCCCGCAGCTGGGCGGGACCCAGGACGTGGCCCTGCGCACGTGGCTGGACGGGCACGGCCTTAAAACCACCCCCTCCGGCGGCGGCGACGTCAACATCACCCCCACCACCAACGCCCAGACCCTGCGGCTGTTCCAGGACGGAAAGATCGACGGCGCATGGGTCGCCGAACCGTGGGCCTCCCGCCTGGTGCTGCAGGCCGGGGCCAAGGTCCTGGTCAACGAGGCCGAGCTCTGGGACAAGGGCGAGTTCAGCACCACGGTGCTGGCCGTGAACAAGTCCTTCCTGGCGGCGCACCCGCAGACCGTGGAGGCGTTGCTGGCCGGGCACATTGAATCCGTGGCCTGGCTGGACAACCATCCCGGCGAGGCGGCCGGGGTGATCAACGAGGCGCTGGTTGAGGCCATCGGGCAGCCGCTCGATGACGACGTCATTGCCCGCTCGCTCGAGGAACTGGAGTTTACCTCCGACCCGCTGGCGGGAACCTTCCCCACACTGCTGGACCACGGGGTCGAGTCGGGCGTTTCCAAGCCCGCGGACCTGAACGGACTGTTTGACCTTTCATTGCTTAACAAGGTGCTACAAGCTGCCGGCGGGGACACCGTGACGGCGGCAGGATTGGGTGCGGAATGA
- a CDS encoding FAD-dependent oxidoreductase: MSTAVSSTTSATPGTQDRPLRIAVIGSGPAGVYAADMLTKSEEVRDGLVVSIDLFDRYPAPYGLIRYGVAPDHPRIKGIVNALYKVLDRGDIRFFGNVDYGTDISLEDLQHHYDAVIFATGAIKDADLNIPGIELDGSYGGADFVSWYDGHPDVSREWPLTAKEIAVIGNGNVALDVARVLSKHADDMLVTEIPDNVYQGLLASPVTDVHIFGRRGPAQVKFTPMELRELSHSKDVDIVLYEEDFDFDEASDAAIKTNNQVKTMVNTLTNWLVEQEDDAANPATGASRRLHLHFLHNPVEITGTDGKVSGIKFERTELDGTGNARGTGEFIDYPVQAVYRSVGYFGSALPDVEFDHQRGVVTNDGGRVLGADGTHVPGIYATGWIKRGPVGLIGSTKGDALETITHLLSDRDGLPLAATPAADAVVELLDSRGVEFTTWEGWLELDAHEKALGAAASEDGPVQRERIKVVPREDMVNVSRGASIVG; the protein is encoded by the coding sequence ATGAGCACAGCTGTGTCATCAACCACTTCAGCAACGCCCGGAACGCAGGACCGCCCGCTGCGCATTGCCGTCATTGGCTCCGGCCCGGCAGGCGTCTACGCGGCGGACATGCTGACCAAGAGCGAGGAAGTGCGCGACGGCCTGGTTGTCAGCATCGATCTCTTTGACCGCTACCCGGCGCCGTACGGCCTGATCCGCTACGGCGTGGCACCGGACCACCCGCGCATCAAGGGAATCGTCAACGCCCTCTACAAGGTGCTGGACCGCGGCGACATCCGCTTCTTCGGCAACGTGGACTACGGCACGGACATCTCGCTTGAGGACCTGCAGCACCACTACGACGCCGTCATCTTCGCCACCGGCGCCATCAAGGATGCGGACCTGAACATCCCCGGCATCGAGCTGGACGGCTCCTACGGCGGCGCCGACTTCGTCTCCTGGTACGACGGACACCCGGACGTCTCCCGCGAATGGCCCCTGACGGCCAAGGAAATCGCCGTGATCGGCAACGGCAACGTCGCCCTCGATGTTGCCCGCGTCCTGTCCAAGCACGCTGATGACATGCTCGTCACTGAAATTCCCGACAACGTCTATCAGGGCCTGTTGGCCTCGCCCGTCACTGACGTGCACATCTTCGGCCGCCGAGGCCCCGCCCAGGTCAAGTTCACGCCCATGGAGCTGCGCGAGCTCAGCCACTCCAAGGACGTCGACATTGTCCTGTACGAGGAGGACTTCGACTTCGACGAGGCTTCCGACGCGGCCATCAAGACCAACAACCAGGTCAAGACCATGGTCAACACGCTCACCAACTGGCTGGTGGAGCAGGAAGACGACGCCGCCAACCCCGCCACGGGTGCCTCGCGCCGCCTCCACCTGCACTTCCTGCACAACCCGGTCGAGATCACGGGCACGGATGGCAAGGTTTCAGGCATCAAGTTTGAGCGCACCGAGCTCGACGGCACGGGCAACGCCCGCGGCACCGGCGAGTTCATCGACTACCCCGTCCAGGCCGTGTACCGCTCCGTGGGTTACTTCGGCTCGGCCCTGCCGGACGTTGAGTTTGACCACCAGCGCGGCGTTGTCACGAACGACGGCGGACGCGTCCTGGGCGCCGACGGAACCCACGTGCCGGGCATCTATGCGACGGGCTGGATCAAGCGCGGTCCCGTGGGCCTGATCGGCAGCACCAAGGGCGACGCACTGGAAACCATCACCCACCTGCTCTCCGACCGCGACGGGCTGCCACTGGCTGCCACCCCGGCCGCCGACGCAGTGGTTGAGCTGCTCGATTCACGCGGCGTGGAATTCACCACCTGGGAAGGCTGGCTGGAACTCGACGCACACGAGAAGGCACTCGGTGCCGCAGCGTCCGAGGACGGCCCCGTGCAGCGCGAACGCATCAAGGTGGTCCCGCGTGAGGACATGGTCAACGTCTCCCGCGGCGCCTCCATCGTCGGCTAG
- a CDS encoding ABC transporter ATP-binding protein codes for MTELLIAETESRGEAGSAGRAPAVVLENLGKRFGSGAPVLEDINATVRQGEFVALLGASGCGKSTLLNIISGLDVPSAGALEVPEEGAAFMFQDSSLFPWLSARGNVEMALKLRGVGKAERRVRAAELLDLVNLGHSMDKRPHELSGGMRQRVALARSLAQDRPLLLMDEPFAALDAITRDLLHNELERVWKETGRTIIFVTHNVREAVRLGQRVLLLSSRPGRVVAEWDVSDEHRTDPGAAGALTADITARLRQEIRKHA; via the coding sequence ATGACCGAGCTGCTGATTGCCGAAACTGAAAGCCGCGGGGAAGCCGGCAGCGCAGGCCGGGCACCCGCCGTCGTACTAGAAAACCTGGGCAAGCGCTTTGGCTCCGGCGCCCCCGTACTGGAGGACATCAACGCCACCGTCCGCCAGGGCGAGTTTGTGGCGCTCCTGGGAGCCTCCGGGTGCGGAAAGTCGACGCTGCTGAACATCATTTCCGGGCTCGACGTGCCGTCCGCGGGTGCTCTCGAGGTGCCGGAGGAAGGTGCCGCGTTCATGTTCCAGGATTCGTCGCTGTTTCCGTGGCTCAGTGCGCGCGGGAACGTGGAAATGGCCCTGAAGTTGCGCGGCGTGGGGAAGGCCGAACGCCGGGTGCGTGCCGCGGAGCTGCTTGATCTGGTGAACCTGGGGCACTCGATGGACAAGCGTCCGCACGAGCTGTCCGGCGGCATGCGCCAGAGGGTTGCGCTGGCACGGTCGCTGGCGCAGGACCGGCCGCTGCTGCTCATGGACGAGCCCTTTGCCGCGCTGGACGCCATCACCCGCGACCTGCTGCACAACGAACTGGAACGGGTCTGGAAAGAGACCGGCCGGACCATCATCTTTGTCACCCACAACGTGCGCGAGGCCGTCCGGCTGGGGCAGCGCGTGCTGCTGCTCTCCTCCAGGCCGGGGCGGGTGGTGGCCGAATGGGACGTCTCCGACGAGCACCGCACGGATCCCGGCGCCGCCGGTGCCCTCACCGCCGACATCACCGCCCGATTGCGCCAGGAGATCCGCAAACATGCCTGA